Proteins from a single region of Apostichopus japonicus isolate 1M-3 chromosome 21, ASM3797524v1, whole genome shotgun sequence:
- the LOC139962492 gene encoding uncharacterized protein isoform X1: protein METNGDAETKEHEALDEQGGGEQDETETEAAEVKTEPQEVEMKDYAEDTMNELLGIYGYDGMDKSLTENLQLQHFASEDQEGGTSAVSVKQEEGAPDVSKKSEEMSPGKPTDTCGQSVEEQIIICAWCESSGSKRYTLNTAMASRAFCSEKCFAAFRRSYFTGSKPCVQCQKVCLSSEMHKVDHKEVKMFFCSPKCVALHTSELTGKDRDTKIKKMLQRRYANDIQQSVSDNVNGKDGGVETPCASESLRARYSSEERNSQVSEKRSQRSFTMDDILKSDPSVKHWGADKVKPGSPRCFTGSTSQQPKESKPHRLRPEFGVFGNDDGVFLPPTTVMVPYPVFVPVPCPIPVPIPVSSKAFKMAQQQTSNLTDPPQLAPSMPQQAAAPAATTKSIPSRQNLFPSAFYPVTRTSLPESVPGSSTGPSGYPPLAALPPEGVFHHGGGLYQTFLPVSDRTSLNQFVRLRGLQRSASMDLPVRHYPNPNSLNVLRSPQKTVLVHSQQARTNSTTHSEQETKELSRTVKEALRSHLTRRLSQSALNLTEVGRFPEPSDDLRRSHSLSRLPVRGMESVPEAEPSTSYSTANKRERTEEQWHSPSPSENGSVPYKRKREHRYPD from the exons ATGGAGACTAACGGTGATGCAGAGACTAAAGAACACGAGGCATTAGATGAGCAAGGAGGTGGAGAACAGGATGAAACCGAAACAGAGGCGGCAGAGGTCAAAACAGAACCACAAGAGGTGGAGATGAAG GACTACGCCGAAGACACCATGAATGAGTTGTTGGGTATCTACGGTTACGATGGCATGGACAAGTCTCTGACGGAAAATCTCCAGCTTCAACATTTCGCATCCGAAGACCAGGAAGGTGGAACTTCAG CTGTGAGTGTTAAACAAGAGGAAGGGGCACCAGACGTGTCAAAGAAGTCAGAAGAAATGTCTCCGGGTAAACCAACAG ATACCTGTGGCCAATCTGTAGAGGAGCAGATCATCATCTGTGCTTGGTGCGAGTCCTCCGGTTCCAAAAGATACACCCTCAACACGGCCATGGCCTCACGGGCGTTTTGCAGTGAGAAATGCTTTGCAGCATTCAGACGCTCGTACTTTACGGGGAGCAAGCCCTGCGTCCAGTGTCAAAAAGTCTGTCTGTCGTCGGAAATGCACAAGGTCGACCACAAGGAAGTCAAAATGTTCTTCTGTAGTCCGAAATGTGTCGCTCTGCATACGTCCGAGTTGACCGGCAAGGACAGAGATACAAAAATCAAAAAGATGTTACAAAGGCGGTATGCAAATGACATTCAGCAAAGTGTTAGCGATAACGTTAACGGTAAAGACGGAGGGGTTGAAACTCCGTGTGCTAGCGAGTCTTTGAGAGCGAGATATAGCTCGGAAGAGAGGAACAGTCAGGTGAGTGAGAAGAGGTCACAGAGGTCATTTACGATGGATGACATTCTGAAGTCCGATCCGTCGGTGAAACACTGGGGAGCAGACAAGGTCAAGCCGGGATCACCAAGGTGTTTCACAGGCAGTACATCTCAACAACCAAAGGAGTCAAAGCCGCACAGATTACGGCCGGAGTTTGGGGTGTTCGGCAACGACGATGGCGTGTTCCTGCCTCCTACAACCGTCATGGTACCGTACCCTGTCTTTGTACCCGTCCCTTGCCCTATACCAGTACCCATTCCAGTATCATCTAAAGCTTTCAAGATGGCTCAGCAGCAAACATCTAATTTGACCGACCCACCACAGCTGGCGCCCTCAATGCCACAGCAGGCAGCAGCACCAGCAGCAACGACCAAAAGCATCCCGAGCAGACAGAATCTATTCCCGTCTGCCTTCTATCCAGTAACCAGAACTTCCTTACCCGAGAGCGTTCCCGGAAGCAGCACCGGCCCTTCCGGGTACCCTCCACTTGCCGCTCTCCCCCCAGAAGGTGTCTTTCACCACGGAGGAGGTCTCTATCAAACCTTCTTGCCAGTGTCCGACCGTACTAGTCTGAATCAGTTTGTGCGTCTCCGGGGACTTCAGCGGAGCGCCAGCATGGACCTGCCCGTGCGCCACTATCCTAACCCCAACAGTCTGAACGTGCTGAGATCCCCGCAGAAGACGGTCTTGGTACATTCGCAGCAGGCCAGAACTAACAGTACTACACACAGCGAACAAGAAACCAAAGAACTTTCAAGGACAGTCAAGGAAGCTCTCCGCTCCCATCTCACAAGACGCCTCTCGCAGTCGGCATTGAACCTTACCGAGGTCGGCAGGTTCCCCGAACCGAGCGACGACCTCCGGCGCAGCCACAGTCTGAGCAGGTTACCCGTCAGGGGTATGGAATCCGTCCCAGAGGCCGAGCCGAGCACCTCGTATTCAACAGCCAATAAGAGGGAAAGAACGGAGGAACAATGGCATTCTCCATCCCCGTCAGAAAATGGATCGGTCCCGTACAAGAGGAAACGAGAGCACAGATACCCGGATTAA